Proteins from one Lepidochelys kempii isolate rLepKem1 chromosome 6, rLepKem1.hap2, whole genome shotgun sequence genomic window:
- the AP4S1 gene encoding AP-4 complex subunit sigma-1 isoform X5 translates to MIKFFLMVNKQGQTRLSRYYEHVEIHKRTMLEAEVIKNCLSRSKEQCSFIEYKDFKLVYRQYAALFIVVGISETENEMAVYELIHNFVEVLDRYFSRVISDLMLLYQRKHSQNQEQVFKATYGI, encoded by the exons atgataaagtttTTTCTCATGGTGAACAAACAAGGTCAAACAAGACTCTCCAGGTATTACGAACATGTGGAAATTCATAAGCGGACAATGCTGGAAGCTGAAGTAATCAAAAATTGCCTCTCTCGTTCAAAAGAGCAA TGCTCTTTCATTGAATATAAGGATTTTAAGCTGGTGTACCGACAATATGCAGCCCTTTTTATAGTGGTTGGAATCAGTGAAACAGAG AACGAGATGGCTGTATATGAACTAATTCATAATTTTGTGGAGGTTTTGGACAGATATTTCAGCAgagtg ATATCAGATCTTATGCTGCTGTACCAGAGAAAACATTCACAGAATCAGGAGCAGGTTTTCAAAGCTACCTATGGGATTTGA
- the AP4S1 gene encoding AP-4 complex subunit sigma-1 isoform X3 has product MIKFFLMVNKQGQTRLSRYYEHVEIHKRTMLEAEVIKNCLSRSKEQCSFIEYKDFKLVYRQYAALFIVVGISETEIKSGVEGKKEVVSLDFILFQHVQFPNESATNSILQTDTWWMELRFFNKYQHHYSQVKCLVYGAVPTAHCARCHWSGQLGPEKQAAAILTGYADVVFLNEMAVYELIHNFVEVLDRYFSRVISDLMLLYQRKHSQNQEQVFKATYGI; this is encoded by the exons atgataaagtttTTTCTCATGGTGAACAAACAAGGTCAAACAAGACTCTCCAGGTATTACGAACATGTGGAAATTCATAAGCGGACAATGCTGGAAGCTGAAGTAATCAAAAATTGCCTCTCTCGTTCAAAAGAGCAA TGCTCTTTCATTGAATATAAGGATTTTAAGCTGGTGTACCGACAATATGCAGCCCTTTTTATAGTGGTTGGAATCAGTGAAACAGAG ATAAAAAGTGGtgtggagggaaagaaagaagtAGTATCTTTGGACTTCATACTATTTCAGCACGTGCAGTTTCCCAATGAGTCTGCTACTAATAGTATCTTGCAAACTGATACTTGGTGGATGGAGTTGCGGTTTTTCAACAAATATCAGCATCATTACAGCCAAGTCAAATGCCTGGTCTATGGTGCTGTCCCAACTGCTCATTGTGCTAGATGTCACTGGTCAGGACAACTGGGTCCAGAAAAGCAAGCAGCTGCCATTCTGACAGGCTATGCCGACGTAGTGTTCTTG AACGAGATGGCTGTATATGAACTAATTCATAATTTTGTGGAGGTTTTGGACAGATATTTCAGCAgagtg ATATCAGATCTTATGCTGCTGTACCAGAGAAAACATTCACAGAATCAGGAGCAGGTTTTCAAAGCTACCTATGGGATTTGA